In the genome of candidate division KSB1 bacterium, the window TCTATCTTTCATTAATGAAGCAAGAGTTCGTTTCTTGAAGCAATTTGGATTCACAGAACTCAACGTGGACGGTGCGGGCACAATTATGGTGCATGCAACGATCATTTATAAAGCAGAAGCCTTCCACGGCGATATTTTAAAAATAGAAGTCGCACCGGGCAACTTTCACAAATTGGGATGCGACTTTTTTTACAAACTCACAAATGCAGAAACCGGCAAAGAAGTCGCCCGGGCCAAGACCGGCTTGATTTTCTTTGATTATGAAAAGCAGAAGATGGTCTCGATGCCGAAAAAATTCAAGGAACACTGCCACCCTTGAAATACTCATTTAACCGCGGA includes:
- a CDS encoding acyl-CoA thioesterase, which codes for MPRPQLQLPKYFTFSTEIPVQVTDINYAGHLGNDNVLSFINEARVRFLKQFGFTELNVDGAGTIMVHATIIYKAEAFHGDILKIEVAPGNFHKLGCDFFYKLTNAETGKEVARAKTGLIFFDYEKQKMVSMPKKFKEHCHP